One window of the Nicotiana tabacum cultivar K326 chromosome 4, ASM71507v2, whole genome shotgun sequence genome contains the following:
- the LOC142180235 gene encoding NAC domain-containing protein 46-like: protein MFFLVLFHFQSRKFFVSFSLIQESFFCHCFQSLQERTEPMEKNPQFRPSDTDLIMQLLKFVAGKCLPTEGLIGFADVYSNEPWRLIGDISSMKTHYFLTQLKKKKPTDARYNRTTANGTWTQQNKGKKILDEDESLIIGYKRSLSYKHKKDSSLNGYWMMTEYFCWDFKLV, encoded by the coding sequence atgtTCTTCCTAGTTCTGTTTCATTTTCAATCAAGAAAGTTTTTTGTGTCATTCTCACTCATTCAAGAAAGTTTTTTTTGTCATTGTTTTCAAAGTCTTCAAGAAAGAACGGAACCCATGGAAAAGAATCCTCAATTTCGTCCCTCTGACACTGATCTGATAATGCAATTGTTGAAATTTGTGGCTGGAAAATGCTTACCAACTGAAGGATTGATTGGCTTTGCAGATGTTTACAGCAATGAGCCATGGCGATTAATTGGAGACATTAGTTCCATGAAAACCCATTACTTCCTTAcccaattgaagaagaagaagcccacTGATGCCAGATACAATAGAACTACTGCTAATGGGACTTGGACACAGCAGAATAAAGGCAAGAAAATTCTTGATGAGGATGAGAGTCTGATTATTGGGTATAAAAGAAGCTTGAGTTATAAGCACAAGAAAGACTCCTCTTTGAATGGCTACTGGATGATGACAGAGTATTtctgttgggattttaagcttgtgtag
- the LOC107795621 gene encoding uncharacterized protein LOC107795621, whose protein sequence is MASSKNEESGAQDAAERIKVATLSAAKGLSRAQAERAAAAATRNVNAYGQKEEGPSRWQERKEAKRQMYLMSTEKQVRLGERKDLKASDSTLAAASQCQKCFQSGHWTYECKNERVYISRPSRTQQLKNPKLRMKVSISYDLENPDIEKERKSEKSAKKSKRKHKSDTESGSDSEASVFESDSEASSVTRSDKSSGESESSYSSSTDSEEERGRKRKKKQQQQKKRRHRKYSSTSESSESSSDSGSDSEERSSRKKSSKRHTRKR, encoded by the coding sequence ATGGCATCCTCTAAGAATGAGGAAAGTGGTGCTCAGGATGCAGCAGAAAGGATTAAGGTTGCAACCTTGTCAGCTGCAAAGGGTTTGAGTCGTGCTCAGGCTGAGCGCGCCGCCGCCGCCGCTACTAGAAATGTCAATGCATATGGCCAGAAGGAAGAAGGACCCAGTCGATGGcaggaaagaaaagaagcaaagagGCAGATGTATTTGATGAGTACTGAGAAACAGGTGAGATTGGGGGAAAGGAAAGACCTCAAGGCTTCAGATTCCACCCTTGCTGCAGCTTCTCAATGTCAGAAATGTTTCCAGTCAGGGCACTGGACTTATGAGTGCAAGAATGAGAGGGTTTACATATCACGACCGTCTCGTACACAGCAGCTGAAAAATCCAAAATTGAGGATGAAAGTATCAATATCTTATGATCTAGAAAACCCAGATATTGAGAAGGAGAGGAAGAGTGAAAAATCTGCGAAGAAGAGTAAGAGGAAGCATAAGTCGGATACAGAGTCCGGGAGTGATAGTGAGGCTTCAGTCTTTGAATCTGACAGTGAGGCGTCATCAGTGACAAGGTCCGATAAATCTTCTGGGGAAAGTGAATCAAGTTATAGTTCTTCAACTGATTCAGAGGAAGAGAGggggaggaagaggaagaagaagcagcagcagcagaagAAGAGAAGACACCGGAAATACAGCTCAACCTCTGAGTCTTCTGAGTCTTCTTCAGATTCTGGGTCCGATTCTGAAGAGCGAAGTAGCCGTAAGAAGAGCAGCAAGAGGCATACCAGAAAGCGGTGA